One Rosa chinensis cultivar Old Blush chromosome 5, RchiOBHm-V2, whole genome shotgun sequence genomic region harbors:
- the LOC112201774 gene encoding amino acid transporter AVT1I: MNSESTTPSTGQSSLWKATFNTTSVFLGIGIITLPYALSRGGWVSLLLCIVIAMMTCYTGMLLKACMDANPSLTTYLDIVERAFGNKWRIIASMFLNTELYLVALSLMIVESENLHKLFPTFSIKHGGGATIISGRKTFVLITACITLPTMLLTDLSILSYVSVMGVLSSLLIVGSLISIGISKVGFHAQGHQLWNMSGIPTAMSFYIFCFAGHPVLPSIYVSMRHRQQFIKVLMISFLLTTTTCLVIAVIGYLMYGGGVQSQITLNLPTSEAGAKVAIYTLLLIPITRFALLVTPVASSIEGHLPQKYQNRSLIQRAVRLVILASSTLLAYFFPYFETLVGILGSIFIVLASFLLPCACYIKLTHSFRTWSCKLVATLAIMVFGVLAGVLGTYTTIVDLVNH, translated from the exons ATGAACAGTGAAAGTACAACTCCTTCGACGGGCCAATCCAGCCTTTGGAAAGCTACATTTAATACAACTAGTGTGTTTTTAG GGATAGGCATTATTACTCTACCGTACGCACTCTCCAGAGGAGGGTGGGTATCGCTCCTTCTTTGCATTGTCATCGCCATGATGACATGCTATACTGGCATGCTACTAAAAGCATGCATGGATGCTAACCCATCATTAACCACGTACCTCGATATTGTCGAACGAGCGTTTGGCAATAAATGGAGGATTATAGCTTCCATGTTTTTAAACACAGAACTATACTTAGTCGCTCTCAGCTTGATGATAGTCGAAAGTGAAAATTTACACAAATTATTCCCCACGTTTTCCATTAAGCATGGCGGCGGGGCAACAATAATTAGCGGTAGAAAAACTTTCGTCTTAATTACCGCTTGCATTACTTTACCGACAATGCTGCTCACGGATTTGAGCATATTGTCGTACGTGTCAGTCATGGGAgttctttcttctctccttATCGTGGGATCACTCATATCCATCGGAATATCAAAAGTTGGCTTCCACGCACAAGGGCATCAGCTGTGGAACATGAGTGGAATCCCAACCGCTATGAGTTTCTACATTTTCTGCTTCGCGGGCCACCCGGTTCTACCTTCCATTTATGTGTCTATGAGACATCGACAACAGTTCATTAAG GTGTTGATGATTAGCTTTCTTCTCACCACCACGACTTGCTTGGTTATAGCTGTGATTGGATATCTTATGTATGGAGGAGGAGTGCAATCTCAGATAACTCTCAACCTCCCCACCTCAGAAGCAGGTGCGAAAGTCGCTATTTATACATTACTATTAATACCGATTACCCGCTTTGCATTGTTAGTTACCCCTGTAGCTTCGTCTATTGAGGGTCACCTCCCTCAGAAGTACCAAAATAGGAGTTTAATTCAGAGAGCTGTTAGGCTAGTAATTTTGGCTAGCAGTACCTTATTGGCTTATTTCTTTCCCTATTTTGAGACCCTAGTGGGCATACTAGGATCCATTTTTATTGTATTAGCATCTTTTTTACTGCCTTGTGCATGCTACATCAAGCTTACTCATAGCTTTAGAACATGGAGCTGCAAGTTAGTAGCCACTTTAGCTATAATGGTGTTTGGTGTTCTTGCCGGAGTTCTAGGCACATATACAACCATTGTTGATCTTGTAAACCATTAA